A region of the Oceanihabitans sp. IOP_32 genome:
CTGTTCGCGCCAACCATTCGGTGGTCCACGAGCGGGGAAGGTTGCAATGGTAACCAGGTTTCCTTTTTTACAGCTGGGACACTTGCGGTGCTTTAAAGGTACTTTTTCCGCTAGTTCTGGCCTACCCAGATCTTTTTGTAGTTCTGGGATTAAGGTTCTTTTATAATAGCTGCTCAAGATACCATAGTGCCGGATGCGGGTAAACCCTTTGGGCAGGATATGCAATGAAAAACGCCTGATGAACTCACCATCGGATAGTGCAAGTACCGACTTCTTACCCCCTTGGCGATAATCCTTTACCATAAACCGTACGTTTCCACTTTCAAGACTTTTTATTGAAGGTTTTTGCTAAAGCCATATTCGTGTTATACCTATTTAACTTTATAATGTCGTGTAAATCAATTGAATTATTTTTTGATTAATTGAAATGAAAAATAAATAGCATAGCATCGTTACGGTAATTATTTTTGATGAAAAGTAAGCAAAAAAGAAGCTATTTATCACGACTTTATATGGTTAAATTGTATTAGTTAAAAGATTAAATCAAGCCACCTATTATGATGAACGTTGACAAAACAATCATCAAAATCATTAAAATCATGTAAAAAAAAGAAACATCTTCTCTTATTTGAACAAAACGATTATTCAGGCCTCTATTTTTTGAAGGAATCTATTCTGAAATTATAAAAAAATCCCTTTCTATGGAAACTGAAAGGGATTTTGTGTTATTTATTGTGGTTAAATTTAATTAGCCTATGATTTGAATATTTGTAAATTCTTTAGAAATAACCAAAGAGTTATTACCATTAAATTTAACATCGTTCAAATCTACAAATTCATTATCAACTTTTATAGAATTCACTTTAAAAGGTAATCCTATTAAATTAATTTTAAAGGTGTTGTAAGAGGTTATGTAGTTTCCGCTATTGTATTTTCTAATAATTAATTTATGGTCTTTACCCGATAAGCTAAACTTACTCAAGCTATAACGGCCTTTTTTATAATCGAAACCATCATTGGAGTCTTCATACAATTCAGACTCTTCTTTGCCTAACTTGAAGTACACCTCTAGTGTAAGCTCTTCTATATTTTTCTCGCCAACATATTGTTGTACTGGATATTTAGGGATAATCGCACCAGCTTTAACAAAAATAGGCATACTGTCTATATCGGCATCTACCCAAGTTTCTTTCCCCCCAGAAACTAATTCGTTGGTCCAGAAATTATACCAATTTCCTTTCGGAATATACATGCGTCTCCCTTTAGCGTTAGGTTCGTTTATTGGGCAAATTAAAAGTTGGTTACCGCAAATAAACTCATCGATTCTATAGTGTGTTTGAGAGTCTTCTTGATCAAATAAGACCAGAGATTTTAACATGGGTATGTTATTCTGACTGTATTGATGGAATGCCGTGTATAAATACGGTAGCAGCTGGTATCTAATCTCAATAAACTTACGCACTATATTGGTAATCTCTTCATCAAAAGCCCAGGGCTCTTGGTCGCCATGGTCTCCAGAAGAATGTGTTCTGCAAAACGGATGGAATACACCCAGTTGAATCCAGCGTGCAAATAATTCGCCATTGGGCTGTTCTGCAAATCCACCAATGTCAGACCCTGCAAAAGAGAAGCCAGATAACGCTAAACGTTGGGCTTGAATATTTGCTATTTGTAAGTGTTCCCATGAGGCCACATTATCGCCCATCCAGGTAGACGAATAGCGTTGGGTGCCCGAGTAAGCCGCTCGGGTAATTACAAATGGTCTTTTAGGATAATTAAATTTTTTTAAACCATGGTATGTAGCACGTGCCATTTGCATGCCGTAAATATTATGGGCTTTACGGTGGCTACAAGGATTGCCGTCGTAATCGTGTCTTACATCGTTAGGAAATGTTTTTCCAGGAACATCCATTACAGCAGGTTCGTTCATGTCGTTCCATACGCCTTGAACGCCTATATCTTCAATAAGTTCTTTAAATAAACCGGCCCACCATTTTCGTACTTCAGGTCTTGTAAAATCTGGAAAATAACATTCTCCAGGCCATACTTTGCCTTTCATATAAGGGCCATCGGCACGGCGACAGAAATAATCTTTATCTAAGCCTTCTTTAAAAACATGGTACTCACTATCCATTTTAATACCGGGATCGATTATAACAACGGTTTTAAAGCCATCGTCTGCGAGTTCTTTAACCATGCGTTTTGGGTCTGGAAAATAGTCTTTATTCCATGTAAAACACCTAAAACCATCCATATAGTCGATGTCTAAATAAATAGCATCACAAGGTATTTGCAGTGCTCTAAACTTTGAGGTAATGTCTTTTACTTTAGACTCTGGAAAATAGCTCCATTTACATTGGTGGTAGCCTAAAGCCCATAATGGCGGAAGCTCTGGAGCGCCAGTTAAATCGGTATAACGCGATACCACATCTTGCATTTTAGGGCCGTAAATAAAGTAATAATTCATTTCGCCGCCCTGTGCCCAAAAACTGGTTACATGGCGTCTTTCATGACAAAAATCGAAATAGGTTTTAAAGGTGTTATCGAAAAAAATTCCGTAGGCTTTATTATGGTGTAAAGCGGTATAAAATGGAATGGCTTTGTAAATAGGATCGGTATCTTTTCCGTAGGCATAAGAATCGGTGGCCCAGTTTTCAAATCGTCTGCCTTTTAGATTTAAGTGGCTTGGTTTATCACCTAAGCCGTAGTAGCTTTCGCCGTTTTTGGCAGCTTTACTCATTTTTACAATATCGCCACCCAACTCGTAGCTCTCTTCCCAGTGAAAACCTAATTCGTCTTCGCAAATAACCGAACTATCTAGAGCGTCTATAATCGATTTTCTTAAATCGAGCTTATAGATATGGCAGATTAATCTTGAGGTGGAAACGATGTATTTTTCATCATCTTCAGAGATTTCTAAGTGATTGTAGCCTCTGCTGGCGTTGCGATCTATAGCATAAGAGAAATCGTTATCAAATTTACCTACGGTGGTGTATCTAAATCTAAAGACACTATCCCTTAAAACGGTAAGCTGGAGTATAACGTTATTTGCGGTCGAAAAATAGAGTACATCAACATCTTTTGAATAGTCTGTTATGCGAGACGGAAATAAGTCGCCTTTATATTCTAATTCTGTATTTAAAATCATAGGTGGTTAGTAATAAAATTGTAGTGAATGTAGTTAAAATTTTTAATTATTAATTAAAAATATTTTGGACAGAAAAGTCAAGTGTCATAGCTTATAAATTCGTTTTTTAGCGAATTACTTCGAAAATTTGAATAAAGACACACCTAAAGGAGGTAGCGTAATCTCTGCAGAATATGATTTTCCGTTCCACGAGGTATTTGCAATAGGGATTTCTTTTTTGTTTAAAATGCCGCTACCCCCAAATGTTTTAGCATCACTATTAAAAATCTCTTTTAGCATCCCATTTTGGGTAACACCAATACGGTAGTGTTCTCTTACAGTTGGTGTTAAGTTACAGACAACAACAACATTGTCTTTGGCGTATTTCCCTTTTCTTATATAAGACAAAACACAGTTTTCGTGGTCGTCGTAACTAATCCATTCAAAGCCGTCGTTACTAAATCCTTTTTCGAATAAGGCTGGAGTGGTTTTATATAATGTATTTAGTGCTTTAAAAAAGTTTTGAAAGTTTTTATGAGAGGCGTACTGTAACAAATGCCAATCTAAACTGTTTTGAAAATCCCATTCGTCTTGTTGGGCAAATTCGCCACCCATAAATAGTAATTTTGTGCCAGGGTGGGTAAACATGTAGCCATATAAAAGCCGCAAATTAGCAAAGCGTTGCCACTCATCACCTGGCATTCTTCCTAAAATAGATTTTTTGCCATACACCACCTCGTCATGCGAGAGGGGTAGCATAAAATTTTCTGTAAAGGCATAAGCTAAGCTAAAGGTAATATCGTTGTGGTGGTATTTTCTATAAATAGGATCTTTAGCAAAATACTGTAAGGTGTCGTGCATCCACCCCATCATCCACTTCATGCCAAAGCCTAAGCCACCTAAAAACACGGGTTTAGAAACGCCTGGGAATGCTGTAGATTCTTCGGCTATGGTTTGTACATCTGGGAACGATTTATAAACCTCTTCGTTGAGTTCTTTTAAAAACGCTATGGCGTCAAGATTTTCGCGACCACCAAATTCATTGGGTTCCCACTCGCCATCTTCACGAGAATAGTCTAAAAACAACATAGAAGCTACGGCATCTACACGCAGCCCATCGGCATGAAATTGATCGAGCCAAAATACAGCATTACTTATTAAAAACGATTTAACTTCGTTGCGGCCGTAATTAAAAATTAAGCTTTTCCAATCTTGATGGTAGCCTTTGCGTTTGTCTGGGTGCTCGTATAAATGTGAGCCGTCGAAAAACCCTAAACCGTGGGCATCTTCAGGGAAATGTGAGGGTACCCAATCTAGAATAACACCTATGCCAGCTTGATGTAATTTATCGACTAAATATTTAAATTCTTCAGGATATCCAAAACGAGAGGTTGGGGCAAAATACCCTGTTATTTGGTAGCCCCATGAGGGGTCGTAGGGAAACTCCATAATGGGCATGAACTCTACGTGAGTGAAATTCATATCGGTTACATAGTTAACCAATTGGTCGGCCAGCTCTAGATACGACATAAAACGTTGTTCTTCAACATGTCTTTTCCAAGAGCCCAGATGGATCTCGTAAACCGAGTACGGCGCATCGAGTGCGTTATGTTTTTTACGGGTTTTCATCCAGTGCTTATCTTTCCACTTATAGTCGTCGTCCCAAACTATAGATCCTGTTTTAGAGTTGTGCTCATAACGTCTGGCGTAGGGATCGGCTTTTTCGGTTTTTATATCGTTATTATTACTTTGTATTTTGTACTTGTAAATAGCTCCCTTTTTAACATGGGGTATAAAGCCCTCCCAAATACCACTAGAGTCCCAACGCACATTTAATTGGTGTTCGCCTTCCATCCAATAGTTAAAGTCGCCAATTACAGAAACTTGTTTTGCGGTGGGTGCCCAGACCGCAAAATATACCCCATCAATACCATTTACAGTGCTAAGGTGTGAGCCAAATTTCTCGTATAGCCTGTAATGTTTACCTGCTTGAAACAGGTTAATGTCGAATTCTGAAAATAAACTGTGCGCTATTACTTGTGCCATTTAAGGTTGTTTTAGTATTGTTTAGCTTATTAAGGGCTAAAACTTATTTATTAATTTTAAAAACATGAACTGGCATTGAGGCATGTAGCTCTATATAACACCACTCGCTAGACCAATTATAACGACTATTTGTGATTAAGTCATGCATTTCTAGAGGCTCACCTTCCTGTACACCAATATCATGCAAAGGAACCTGCACAGTCCCTTTTTGGGTGTGATGATCATCTAAACTAATAACAACAAAAATTTCATTCGTTTTATCATCATTCCATTTATAAAAGGCCAATAAATGATCATTTTCTATATAACAGAATTTGATGTTTTTGGTTTGTTGAAGCGCAGGATTATTGTGCCTAATGTGGTTTATTTTTGATATGAAAGCTATTAACTTATTTTGAATATCCCAATTGTAATGTGTGATTTGGAATTTCTCTGAATTTATATACTCTTCTCTACCGGGTAAAGGTGTTGAAAGCATATACTCAAAAACGGGACCGTAAATGCCTATGCTAGAACTTAAAGTCGCGGCAAGAGCATAGCGTTGTATGTGTTTAGATTCGTTAGCACCTTGCAAATAATACGGGTTAATGTCTGGTGTGTTTGGCCAAAAATTAGGTTGCATGTATTCGCTTAACTCGGTTTGTGTTAATTCTTCAACATATTCAATAAGTTCCTGTTTACTTTCTCGCCAAGTAAAATAGGTGTAAGATTGTGTAAACCCATTTTTTGCCAGTTGTTGCATAACTTTTGGAGCGGTAAAGGCTTCAGCTAAAAAAATAACGTCTGGATGTTTGGCTTTTACCTGAGCGATAATCCAAGTCCAAAAATAAAAGGGTTTGGTATGGGGGTTATCGACTCTAAATATTTTAATTCCGCAATCTATCCAATACATTAAAATATCTAAACAGGCGTTCCAGAGGTTTTTATAATCGTCACTTTCCCAATAAATGGGTAGAATGTCTTGGTATTTTTTTGGAGGATTTTCGGCGTATTGTACCGTGCCATCTGGCCGCCATTTAAACCATTTGGGGTGGTCTTTAACCCACGGATGGTCTGGGGCAGCCTGTAAGGCATAGTCCATGGCAATTTCAATATTGTTTTCCTTAGCTTTTTTTATGAGAGATTTAAAATCGGCAAGTGTTCCCAATTCTGGGTGTATGGCTTTATGGCCGCCATGTTTGGAGCCCACACCCCAAGTAGAACCAACATCACCAATTTGAGCTTCAGTCGTGTTGTTTTTGCCTTTTCTATTCACTTCCCCTATAGGGTGAATGGGTGGTAAATACAAAACATCAAACCCCATGTTTTTAATTCTTGGTAGCAAGCGTTCACAATCTTTAAGCGTCCCGTGAACTCCTTTTTTTTCTGATGCTGAACGTGGAAAGAATTCATACCAGGTACTAAATCGCGCTTTTTTTCGATCTACAAAGACTTGATAGGTTTTGGAAGTATTAGCCAGAATTTTTACCGGGTTGGCATAAAATATCTGATATAAGCGCTCTGTATTAGCTTCTGCTATAGCTTCCTTATAATCGCTTTTATTTTGAAAAATACGATGTAGGTGTTTTAAATAAGCCTTATCTTGAGCTTTAACTTTTTTCAAAACCGCTTCAATGTGTTTTACACCTTCAAGTAACTCTGATGCGACGTGTTGCCCGTCATTAATTTTTCTTATAAGACCCTGTCTCCAATTTAAGGCGTAATCTACCCAGGCTTGTACTTTATAGCTGTAAAACCCAGGTTTTTCGACATGAAAAGTGGCTTGCCATTCATCATTAGAGCGTAAAACCATTCTGGTTTCTATCCATTTTTTGGCGTTCTTGTGTTTGTATAACACAGAAGCTCCTAGCACATCATGGCCATCTGCCAAAATATGGGCATCTATGTTAATAATCTCATTTACAACCCGTTTAATATAAAACTCACCACAGTTTATACTAGGCGAGACATAATCAATAATAACTCTTTTTTGGTTTTGCATATTAGTTAGTTAAATAATGCCAATGTTGTGGTACACAAAGTGCAGTTGGATTGAAAAAATAAAATTCATAATTACCCCTCTTTTAAAGGTCGTTTTTAAAAATGTTAGATGGTTTAAATAACATACCCTTTAGGGATTGTTGCCCCTTTTTTAATGACAACAATACCATCTTTTATAAAATAACTATCGGTTTCTTTATTTTCTAGATGTTTTCCGCCATTAATGGTGACATCATCTCCAATACGGCAATTTTTATCGATAATGGCATTTTTTATATAACAGCCTTTACCAATCCCCATTAGAATTTCAATGTTTTCATCTTTTATTTGTTCTAAAGTTTCGTAAAAATCGGATCCCATCATATACGTGTTTATAATGGTTGATCCTTCGCCAATTCTTGAACGAATACCTATAACAGATTGTTCAATTTTATGAGCATTTATAATACAACCCTCTGCAATTACGGTTTTTTCTAAGGCGGTATTTGCAATTTTGCTTGTAGGCAGCATGCGGGAATTTGTGTAAATACGTTTTTTCTTGTCGTATAAATCAAATTTTGGAATATCTGCAGTAAGACCTAAATTGGCTTCAAAGAACGAATCGATGTTTCCAATATCTGTCCAATAGCCTTCGTACTGATAGCTATAGGTTCTGTGCTTCTTTATATTTTGGGGGATAATTTCTTTCCCGAAATCAATGGTATCTGGGTTTTCCATTAATCTCGTTAAGAGCTCTCTATTAAAAACATAAATACCCATTGAGGCTAGGTAGTTTCTCCCTTGGTTTTTCATCTCGTCACTTACCTCCGAGGTCCACTCTGGTAATAAACTGGCCTCTGGTTTTTCGATAAAAGCGGTAACTATATTAGAATTATCTGCTTTTAAAATCCCAAATCCTGTGGCATCGTTGGCATTTACAGGGATAGTAGCTATCGATATTTCAGCTTTTGATTTAATATGGGCTTCAATCATTTTTTCGTAATCCATTTGGTATAATTGATCGCCAGAGAGTATCAAGAAATACTCGAACTCATGTTTTAAAAAATGCTGCATACTTTTACGCACGGCATCTGCGGTACCTTGAAACCACGTTTTATTATCGGGTGTTTGTTCCGCAGCTAAAATATCGACAAAGGTACTGCTGAAGGGCCCAAAATAATAGGTGTTTTTAATGTGTTTATTTAGCGATGCCGAGTTAAATTGGGTTAACACAAACATGCGCTTAATATCGGAATTGATACAGTTTGATATCGGAATATCAACCAATCTATACTTACCCGCAATGGGTACTGCTGGCTTCGATCTTTTAGCTGTAAGAGGATACAATCTCGAGCCTTGACCGCCACCTAAAATTATGGCTAATGTTTTTTTGTTTATCATCTGTATTGAGTTTATATATGTTGAGAACGACTTGTTTTAGTTGTGGCGAACTACTGCCACTTAAATTTACAAATTTTAAACTAGAGTTTTATATAATGCTTCTACTTGTTTGGCTATGGCCATCCAGTCAAAATGCTTTTCAACTCGTTTTCTACCATTATCGGCCATCGTGTCTCGTAGCGCTTTATTAGCAATAAGGGTATTGATACCCTGGGCCAAATCTTTAGAAAACGCGTTGGGATTAACGGGTTCAAAAGGGGCTTCTTTTTGCTGTTCTAACGGAATTAATAGGCCGGTTTCACCATGTACTACCACTTCTTTTATGCCACCAACGGCACTGGCTACAACCGCGGTATTACAAGCCATGGCTTCGATGTTAATAATGCCAAAAGGCTCGTAAATTGAGGGGCAGCAAAACACAGCGGCGTGCGAGTATAACTGGATGATTTCTTCTTTGCTGACCATTTTGTCGATCCAAATCACATTTTCTCTCGTTTTTTTAACGGCGTTAACAGCATCTTCCATTTCTTTACCAATTTCTGCGGTATCTGGAGCGCCTGCGCAAAGCACAACTTGGGTGTCTGCCTCTATATATTTAATGGCATTTACAAGATGGATAATGCCTTTTTGTCTGGTAATGCGTCCAACAAAAAGTACGTATGGTTTTGCTTTGTCTATACCATAGGTGTCGAGAGTTGAGGTTTCTTTTGTGGTTGTGTATTGTTGCAAATTGATTCCGTTATAAATAACGTTCACTTTACGCTCATCGACCTTAAAATGTTTGAGAATATCGTCTTTAGTTTCTTTAGACACAGCAATGAGTGCATCGGCCATTTCGATAGCCGTTTTTTCAACCCAAGATGAGGCATCGTAACCTCTGCCTAATTGCTCTCGTTTCCAAGGTCTTAAAGGCTCTAAAGAATGTGTGGTGATTACCAAAGGTGTCCCGTAGCACAATTTCGCTACGATACCAGCAAAATGAGCGTACCAAGTATGACAATGCACGATATCGGCATCTACAGGTTCGGCATTCATGTGTAAACCCGTGCTTAAGGTTTTAAATACGGCCTGTAATTTATCGTCTGCAGCATCAAAAACCGGATTTTCAAATGGATAACCTTTAACCTCTAGATTTTTCGATTTAAGGTCTTGG
Encoded here:
- a CDS encoding transposase → MKSLESGNVRFMVKDYRQGGKKSVLALSDGEFIRRFSLHILPKGFTRIRHYGILSSYYKRTLIPELQKDLGRPELAEKVPLKHRKCPSCKKGNLVTIATFPARGPPNGWREQIEKHLNRPI
- a CDS encoding glycoside hydrolase family 31 protein translates to MILNTELEYKGDLFPSRITDYSKDVDVLYFSTANNVILQLTVLRDSVFRFRYTTVGKFDNDFSYAIDRNASRGYNHLEISEDDEKYIVSTSRLICHIYKLDLRKSIIDALDSSVICEDELGFHWEESYELGGDIVKMSKAAKNGESYYGLGDKPSHLNLKGRRFENWATDSYAYGKDTDPIYKAIPFYTALHHNKAYGIFFDNTFKTYFDFCHERRHVTSFWAQGGEMNYYFIYGPKMQDVVSRYTDLTGAPELPPLWALGYHQCKWSYFPESKVKDITSKFRALQIPCDAIYLDIDYMDGFRCFTWNKDYFPDPKRMVKELADDGFKTVVIIDPGIKMDSEYHVFKEGLDKDYFCRRADGPYMKGKVWPGECYFPDFTRPEVRKWWAGLFKELIEDIGVQGVWNDMNEPAVMDVPGKTFPNDVRHDYDGNPCSHRKAHNIYGMQMARATYHGLKKFNYPKRPFVITRAAYSGTQRYSSTWMGDNVASWEHLQIANIQAQRLALSGFSFAGSDIGGFAEQPNGELFARWIQLGVFHPFCRTHSSGDHGDQEPWAFDEEITNIVRKFIEIRYQLLPYLYTAFHQYSQNNIPMLKSLVLFDQEDSQTHYRIDEFICGNQLLICPINEPNAKGRRMYIPKGNWYNFWTNELVSGGKETWVDADIDSMPIFVKAGAIIPKYPVQQYVGEKNIEELTLEVYFKLGKEESELYEDSNDGFDYKKGRYSLSKFSLSGKDHKLIIRKYNSGNYITSYNTFKINLIGLPFKVNSIKVDNEFVDLNDVKFNGNNSLVISKEFTNIQIIG
- the glgB gene encoding 1,4-alpha-glucan branching protein GlgB, which produces MAQVIAHSLFSEFDINLFQAGKHYRLYEKFGSHLSTVNGIDGVYFAVWAPTAKQVSVIGDFNYWMEGEHQLNVRWDSSGIWEGFIPHVKKGAIYKYKIQSNNNDIKTEKADPYARRYEHNSKTGSIVWDDDYKWKDKHWMKTRKKHNALDAPYSVYEIHLGSWKRHVEEQRFMSYLELADQLVNYVTDMNFTHVEFMPIMEFPYDPSWGYQITGYFAPTSRFGYPEEFKYLVDKLHQAGIGVILDWVPSHFPEDAHGLGFFDGSHLYEHPDKRKGYHQDWKSLIFNYGRNEVKSFLISNAVFWLDQFHADGLRVDAVASMLFLDYSREDGEWEPNEFGGRENLDAIAFLKELNEEVYKSFPDVQTIAEESTAFPGVSKPVFLGGLGFGMKWMMGWMHDTLQYFAKDPIYRKYHHNDITFSLAYAFTENFMLPLSHDEVVYGKKSILGRMPGDEWQRFANLRLLYGYMFTHPGTKLLFMGGEFAQQDEWDFQNSLDWHLLQYASHKNFQNFFKALNTLYKTTPALFEKGFSNDGFEWISYDDHENCVLSYIRKGKYAKDNVVVVCNLTPTVREHYRIGVTQNGMLKEIFNSDAKTFGGSGILNKKEIPIANTSWNGKSYSAEITLPPLGVSLFKFSK
- a CDS encoding alpha-1,4-glucan--maltose-1-phosphate maltosyltransferase yields the protein MQNQKRVIIDYVSPSINCGEFYIKRVVNEIINIDAHILADGHDVLGASVLYKHKNAKKWIETRMVLRSNDEWQATFHVEKPGFYSYKVQAWVDYALNWRQGLIRKINDGQHVASELLEGVKHIEAVLKKVKAQDKAYLKHLHRIFQNKSDYKEAIAEANTERLYQIFYANPVKILANTSKTYQVFVDRKKARFSTWYEFFPRSASEKKGVHGTLKDCERLLPRIKNMGFDVLYLPPIHPIGEVNRKGKNNTTEAQIGDVGSTWGVGSKHGGHKAIHPELGTLADFKSLIKKAKENNIEIAMDYALQAAPDHPWVKDHPKWFKWRPDGTVQYAENPPKKYQDILPIYWESDDYKNLWNACLDILMYWIDCGIKIFRVDNPHTKPFYFWTWIIAQVKAKHPDVIFLAEAFTAPKVMQQLAKNGFTQSYTYFTWRESKQELIEYVEELTQTELSEYMQPNFWPNTPDINPYYLQGANESKHIQRYALAATLSSSIGIYGPVFEYMLSTPLPGREEYINSEKFQITHYNWDIQNKLIAFISKINHIRHNNPALQQTKNIKFCYIENDHLLAFYKWNDDKTNEIFVVISLDDHHTQKGTVQVPLHDIGVQEGEPLEMHDLITNSRYNWSSEWCYIELHASMPVHVFKINK
- a CDS encoding glucose-1-phosphate adenylyltransferase yields the protein MINKKTLAIILGGGQGSRLYPLTAKRSKPAVPIAGKYRLVDIPISNCINSDIKRMFVLTQFNSASLNKHIKNTYYFGPFSSTFVDILAAEQTPDNKTWFQGTADAVRKSMQHFLKHEFEYFLILSGDQLYQMDYEKMIEAHIKSKAEISIATIPVNANDATGFGILKADNSNIVTAFIEKPEASLLPEWTSEVSDEMKNQGRNYLASMGIYVFNRELLTRLMENPDTIDFGKEIIPQNIKKHRTYSYQYEGYWTDIGNIDSFFEANLGLTADIPKFDLYDKKKRIYTNSRMLPTSKIANTALEKTVIAEGCIINAHKIEQSVIGIRSRIGEGSTIINTYMMGSDFYETLEQIKDENIEILMGIGKGCYIKNAIIDKNCRIGDDVTINGGKHLENKETDSYFIKDGIVVIKKGATIPKGYVI
- the glgA gene encoding glycogen synthase yields the protein MKALFYTREFPPYVYGGAGVHVEYLAAELSKLMTMEVRCFGDQDLKSKNLEVKGYPFENPVFDAADDKLQAVFKTLSTGLHMNAEPVDADIVHCHTWYAHFAGIVAKLCYGTPLVITTHSLEPLRPWKREQLGRGYDASSWVEKTAIEMADALIAVSKETKDDILKHFKVDERKVNVIYNGINLQQYTTTKETSTLDTYGIDKAKPYVLFVGRITRQKGIIHLVNAIKYIEADTQVVLCAGAPDTAEIGKEMEDAVNAVKKTRENVIWIDKMVSKEEIIQLYSHAAVFCCPSIYEPFGIINIEAMACNTAVVASAVGGIKEVVVHGETGLLIPLEQQKEAPFEPVNPNAFSKDLAQGINTLIANKALRDTMADNGRKRVEKHFDWMAIAKQVEALYKTLV